A stretch of DNA from Desulfurella amilsii:
AAGGCTTATGAGATTCCAAAATCAAGTAATTATGCAAAAGGTAAAGCCATAGTAAACCTTTTAAACCTAAAAAACACTGAACAAATAAAATCTATAAGTGCGTACAAACCAGGAAATGATTATGTTCTTATAACTGAAAAAGGCATCATTAAAAGGATAGCTTCTGATAATTTTACTGACATAAAAAGCAACGGCAGAACAATTATCAATCTAAAAGACGATAAGCTTGTATGTGTAATATCAAATGTATCGCAGTCAGATGAAGTGGTGATATGTACATCTTTGGGTCAATCTGTTAGGTTTAATATAGAGCAGGTGCGTCAAATGGGAAGAGGTGCCTATGGTATAAGAGGTGTAAGATTAGCCCAAAGCGATTATGTGGTGTCTGGTTTTAATCTAAATAATTCTGATGAAAAAATTGTGCTTATTACACAAAACGGTATTGCAAAGGTAATTTTAGCTAAAACTATAAGAAAAGTGTCTCGCGGTGCAAAGGGTGTAAAAATTATTAAATTAAAAGGCAATGATAGGCTTATTTGTGTAGAAAAACTGCAGGAGAATAGCGAAATTTTAATTACGACAAAACTTGGTAAATTAATTAGAATCGATTCAAACCAGTTTAGAGAAATGTCAAGATATGCGCATGGCGTTAAAGCTATAGGGCTTGACAATGACGATTCAGTGGTAAAGGTAAATGTTACGAAAGACCAATATTGCGATATCTAATATACATAACATTATACAAAATATAGACGAAATTTTGCTTGGCATCAAAAGCCAAAGCGCATTAATAAATAAAGTAATAGACCATATATCTGGAGGAAAGCGCTTAAGGCCTATACTTGTTGTTGCAAGCGCAAGGAGTTTAGGTTTTGATCAAGAAGAGATTTTACAAAATCTCGCTTGCATTGTTGAGTACATTCATATAGCAAGTCTGTTACACGACGATGTTATTGATGAGGCAAAAAAAAGAAGAGGTAAAGAGAGTGTAAATAGTGTTTATGGAAATAGGGTTGCAATTATGAGTGGGGATTATTTATATTCCTTAGCTTACAATCAAGTATTAGAGATAGACACAAATATAGCAAAAGAAATTTCAAAAGCAGCATATAATTTGGCGCTAGGCGAGATAACCGAAATAGAAAATTTTTCCAAGATAATAAATCAAGATGAGTATTTTGATATAATTTACAAAAAAACGGCAAGCCTAATTGAAAGTGCGTGTACAAGCGGATGTTTGCTTGCAAAGACAGAGAATGAGCTTGAGCATTTTAGGCACTACGGAAAAAATTTAGGTTTAGCATTTCAAATAAAAGATGATTTAATGGATTATTCAAATGCAGATATTGGTAAAGATAATTTTAATGATATTCAAGAAGGTAAAGTTACGCTGCCCTTGATATTAGCTTTAGGAGAAGATCCTAGTTTAGAATACCACTTAATTGAATATTTTAAAACAAAAAGAGAAGATCATAAGCAATACTGCATAGATTCATGTATAGAAAACGGTATAGATAAAGCTTTTGAGATTGCAAAACAAAAAGCATTTATTGCAAAGGATAATATAAAGCACTTACCAGATAGCATATACAAGGATATTTTAAATTTTCTAGCTGACTATTCTATATCAAGAGAAAAATAAATGACACAAAATTACGATTTAAGTATTGATAATTTATATCTTATTGGTTTAAACTGGAAGACAGCGCCCTTAAAGGTGCGAGAATCGTTTGTATTTGAAAGTGATTTTGTTCATGAGCGCTTAAAAGATATAAAAGAAGCATTTGATATTGCAGAAATAATGATACTTTCAACATGCAACAGAACAGAGATAACAGCTGTTTCAAAACATGATCCGCGCGAGTTTTTAATAAAGTATTTAGCAGGCTATGCAAAGTATGAAACAAATCAAGTAAAAGATTATATTTATACCAAAAAATCAATAGATGCTGTACGTCATACCTTCGAATTATCCTGCGGTTTAGATTCTCAGGTTATTGGTGAAACTCAAATTTTAAGCCAGCTGAAAGAGGCATACCGCACAACAGTAGTATATAACCTAAGCGGTGCTATATTAAACAGGATTATGCGTAAAGCTTTTACTGTGGCAAAAATAGTTCGAAGTCAAACAAATATTCAAAAAGGCCATTTGTCTATTGCAAGTCTTGCAAGCCACACAGCAGATAAAATTTATGGTTTAAATGGCAAAAAGGTGCTCATTATAGGCAGTGGCGATATGGCACGCTTAAGCGCTAAATATTTTTTTGATAAAGGCTCACGCATTGCCTACATTGCAAATAGAAGAAGTGAAACGGTTGACTTTGCGCAAAACTTTAATTCATCCGTAGTTAGTTTGGACGACTTAAAAAAATTATTTAAAAATGTAGATATCATTGTGTCGTGCATCTACACACCAAAGCCTATAATAGAAAATATTGATACAGACAAAAAACTATTGATTATGGATTTGTCTGTGCCTTCTTCTGTTAGCTTATTGGTTAAACAAAACCCAAATGTTACTCTTTTTAATATAGATGATCTAAAGAATACATTTGAAGACAGTGTTTCATCTAAGCAAACAAGTATCGAGCTATCAAAAAAATTTATAGATGAGCAGTTAAACCTCTTCATAGAAGAAAATAACGCACTTGATTATAATAAAACAATCGATACACTAAGACAGTATGCGGATCGCATAAGAAAAGTTGAATTGAAAAAATTTCAAAAGAAGTACAAAACTGATGGAGAGCTACTGGATGCAATTGATAAATTAACCCACTCTATCTTGAATAAAACGCTTCATGAGCCCACTTCAAAAATCAGGCAATTTATAAAAGAACCAGAAGGCGATATGTATGTAGAGCTAATAAGGCGTCTTTTCCATGTTAGTATAGATAAAAAACCAGTAAACTGCTTTTTTTCTGAAAACCCAGACGATGAAAACAATTAAAATTGGTACAAGAAAATCAAAATTGGCCATGTGGCAGGCACAATATGTGGAGAGTTTATTAAGGGAAAAGGGTTATTTGTGCGAGATTGTTGGTATTACCACACTTGGTGATAAGATAGACAAACCCCTGTATGATTTTGGCGGAAAAGGATTATTTACAAGCGCACTAGAAGAAGCCATTTTAAGTAAAACAATAGACATAGCCGTGCATAGTGTAAAAGACTTAAGTGTTAGCCTAAGTGATGAGCTACCGCTCAAATTTACTTTAAAGCGCGATTTTTCTAATGATTGCTTGGTGAGTTTTAAAGGAGATATCGAAAAGCTCCCCCTAATGGCCACTATTGGTACTACTTCATTGCGAAGACGTGTAGAATTAAAGTATATAAGAAACGATTTTGTGTTTGTAGACTTTAGGGGTAACCTAGATACGCGCTTAGAAAAGCTAAAAAATGGCACAGTAGACGCTATAGTTGTATCTAAATCGGGTCTTTTTAGGTTAAGTTTATATGACAGTGCGTATTGCTTTGATTTAGACATAGTAAGCGCTGCAGGACAAGGCGTTATTGGTATACAAACACGCTTAGACGAGTTTGATGAGCTAAGTTTTTTAAACGATCAAACAACGAAACTGTGTGTCGATATTGAGCGTGAGTTTGTTAAATCACTAAATGCGTCGTGTAACTTCCCAATAGGCGCTTATGCTTATTTTGATGAAAATGGAGAATTTTGTTTAAAAACAATGTATGCAGACCCTAAAACATTTAAAAAAATTGACTGTTTCAGGCGCGCGAAACCCAAGCAGGCGCTAAGAGAATGTATAGAATACACAAAAGCTCAAATTTTGTTAATATAGAAATAGACTGTAATTTATCGCTTGAGTTTTTTCCAGACCTTAAAAAGACTTCGTTTTTCGAAAGCACTGTGCCAAGAAAATTTTTGCTAAAAGCTTGCAACAAAACAAAAGAAATAAATCAGGCTCAAGTCATCATAAGTGCTACCATGAACTGTTTACAAACAAAGCCAAAAGTGTTGTTTTGTGCAAATAAAGATGATTTGATAAAATACACCATAAAGTATGAAGATCGCTATGATATATGTCCTGTCAATGTATTTGAGTTTAAACCTCTTGATTTTGAACTGCCAAAGTTTGATGT
This window harbors:
- the hemC gene encoding hydroxymethylbilane synthase yields the protein MKTIKIGTRKSKLAMWQAQYVESLLREKGYLCEIVGITTLGDKIDKPLYDFGGKGLFTSALEEAILSKTIDIAVHSVKDLSVSLSDELPLKFTLKRDFSNDCLVSFKGDIEKLPLMATIGTTSLRRRVELKYIRNDFVFVDFRGNLDTRLEKLKNGTVDAIVVSKSGLFRLSLYDSAYCFDLDIVSAAGQGVIGIQTRLDEFDELSFLNDQTTKLCVDIEREFVKSLNASCNFPIGAYAYFDENGEFCLKTMYADPKTFKKIDCFRRAKPKQALRECIEYTKAQILLI
- a CDS encoding polyprenyl synthetase family protein; protein product: MLRKTNIAISNIHNIIQNIDEILLGIKSQSALINKVIDHISGGKRLRPILVVASARSLGFDQEEILQNLACIVEYIHIASLLHDDVIDEAKKRRGKESVNSVYGNRVAIMSGDYLYSLAYNQVLEIDTNIAKEISKAAYNLALGEITEIENFSKIINQDEYFDIIYKKTASLIESACTSGCLLAKTENELEHFRHYGKNLGLAFQIKDDLMDYSNADIGKDNFNDIQEGKVTLPLILALGEDPSLEYHLIEYFKTKREDHKQYCIDSCIENGIDKAFEIAKQKAFIAKDNIKHLPDSIYKDILNFLADYSISREK
- the hemA gene encoding glutamyl-tRNA reductase; amino-acid sequence: MTQNYDLSIDNLYLIGLNWKTAPLKVRESFVFESDFVHERLKDIKEAFDIAEIMILSTCNRTEITAVSKHDPREFLIKYLAGYAKYETNQVKDYIYTKKSIDAVRHTFELSCGLDSQVIGETQILSQLKEAYRTTVVYNLSGAILNRIMRKAFTVAKIVRSQTNIQKGHLSIASLASHTADKIYGLNGKKVLIIGSGDMARLSAKYFFDKGSRIAYIANRRSETVDFAQNFNSSVVSLDDLKKLFKNVDIIVSCIYTPKPIIENIDTDKKLLIMDLSVPSSVSLLVKQNPNVTLFNIDDLKNTFEDSVSSKQTSIELSKKFIDEQLNLFIEENNALDYNKTIDTLRQYADRIRKVELKKFQKKYKTDGELLDAIDKLTHSILNKTLHEPTSKIRQFIKEPEGDMYVELIRRLFHVSIDKKPVNCFFSENPDDENN